One Narcine bancroftii isolate sNarBan1 chromosome 3, sNarBan1.hap1, whole genome shotgun sequence DNA window includes the following coding sequences:
- the srd5a3 gene encoding polyprenal reductase, with protein MKAGPRSRSGSICPAPAGSFPSGALRWGNMAVGNDLGVLAIIWLVFAAIFLFSVIFRNVGSGPGICAIVFQDLMYYGKSKQYLLQRPPWLRRQDLPKRWFSHFYVVSVIWNSFLLGITCQSLFFGQPFPRWLQKLLGSLSGIVLHLKPGDELSILLVQMMLCVQGIRRLIECLFISVFSNGVIHPIQYCWGLVYYVLVGLTVHCEGPLLGSKVYTIGDLIEQVQWYHIAGIMLFLWATVHHHKSHMILANLRKNKSGEMINFKHSIPYGDWFELVSCPHYLAELLIYFALSLTFKGQHHVWWFVVLYVLFSHAMMAAQSHEFYVKKFDTYPKKRKAFIPFIF; from the exons ATGAAAGCGGGTCCTCGGAGCCGGAGCGGAAGTATCTGCCCCGCGCCGGCGGGTTCCTTTCCCTCGGGCGCGCTCCGCTGGGGCAACATGGCTGTTGGGAATGACCTGGGGGTTCTGGCCATCATCTGGCTGGTTTTCGCTGCGATTTTCCTGTTCTCCGTGATTTTTCGGAATGTCGGGTCAGGTCCGGGTATCTGCGCCATTGTATTTCAGGACCTCATGTACTACGGTAAAAGCAAACAGTATCTCCTCCAGCGGCCGCCCTGGCTCCGACGCCAAGATCTCCCGAAGAG ATGGTTTTCTCATTTCTATGTGGTTTCAGTGATCTGGAATAGTTTTCTACTTGGAATTACTTGCCAAAGTCTATTTTTTGGTCAGCCTTTTCCAAGATGGCTTCAAAAACTGCTTGGTTCTCTTTCTGGTATTGTATTACACTTAAAGCCTG GAGATGAATTGTCTATCCTCCTAGTTCAAATGATGTTGTGTGTGCAGGGTATTCGACGGCTCATAGAGTGCTTATTTATCTCTGTGTTTTCAAATGGCGTCATTCATCCAATACAGTATTGTTGGGGTTTGGTTTATTATGTGCTCGTGGGTTTAACCGTGCATTGCGAAGGACCCCTTCTTGGATCAaaag TATACACTATTGGTGACCTGATTGAACAAGTGCAGTGGTACCATATTGCTGGAATAATGCTGTTTTTGTGGGCAACAGTTCATCACCACAAGAGTCACATGATCCTGGCTAATCTGAGGAAAAACAAATCAG GCGAAATGATCAACTTCAAGCATAGCATCCCTTATGGTGATTGGTTTGAGCTAGTTTCTTGTCCACATTATTTGGCTGAATTGCTAATCTATTTTGCTTTAAGTCTGACCTTTAAAGGACAACATCATGTGTGGTGGTTTGTTGTATTGTATGTTTTATTCAGCCATGCAATGATGGCAGCTCAGTCCCATGAATTCTATGTAAAGAAATTTGACACCtaccccaaaaaaagaaaagcattcataccttttatattttaa